Genomic window (Methanobrevibacter ruminantium):
TATAAAAATGGCTAAATTTAATATAAAAAATGAAAAAATTAAAAAAAATAAAATAAAAAAAGAAGATGAAGAAATTATAAATAAAAATAAATGCTTACAACTTAGGAAAAAGCTTGGTGGATTAGTCATCTAAATTGAAAACAGAATCTGCCCCTTTTCCTTCATAGTCATAATACCGATCTTCATCATCACTTGATTCTCTTTTAACAGATTTGGATTTCTTTTTAGATGATTTAGGTTTAGCTTTAGGCTTTTCAACATAATCATCCAAAAGGGATTCGTATCCTTCATCACCGAATACTCCGTCATCAAAGAAATCATCACTGAAATCCTCATACTCCTCTTCAGGCGGTTCTTCAACTTTAGGTTTTTTAGGAGTCTTAGACTTGGATTCAGACTTAGTTTTGGCTTTTGATTTGGATTTAGGTTTGGCCTTAGCCTTAGGCTTTTCAACATAATCATCCAAATTGTCAAAAACGTCTGCATCCTTAGAGCTTTTAAATGTATGTTTTGGTTTTTTAGTGCCCTCTTCATCTCTAATAGGAGAAATGTAATCTCCACCACCGAAATCATCATCAAAGCTCACATCTTCAAATTCATCATCCAAATCAGCTTCGCCCTTATCCCTATTGAACATGTTTATTTTATCAAACAATGATGTTGATTTCCTTTTGCCATTATCTGAAGGAGAATCCTCTGCACCATAATTTGAACCATCATAGTCGGAATCATCATAAGCATAGCGATTATACTTATCATCAAAGTCTTCATCATAAGGGGAATCAAACTCTTCAGATGACAAATCAACATTCCTTAAGACATTTTTACCTGATTTGGACCTTGAACTTCCAAACCTATCCAATCTTCTGGATTTTGATTTGCTTTCTTCAACAGAATCTTCAAACTCCTCACCATCATTATCTTCCCTTTTGAACCTGTTCCTTAAGGACTTATAAGGACTTACAAATGAACCGTTCTTATCAAATAATGAATTATGGTCTTCTTCTGCATAATCATCAATGGTCTTTTCAACATATTCCTTTTCCTTGAAGTAGTTCATTCCACCTTTATTATCGGACAAATCAAGAGAATAATCTCCATTATAAGGGATAACTGTTAAAGCTAAAGGAACAAGTACAAATATTGAAGCGATAACTGATTGCACAAGCAAGCTTTGCCTATCTCCAACAAGAATTAAATTGTAAACCCCTAAAATCCAAATAATGGTCAAAATTATTGGAAGGATGAATTTAATAGTAATTATCCAAGATCTGTCCACTTTAATATAGGAATTGCCATTTAGGACTGAACGTATGTCTTCAATATCAAAAACCCAACCTAAAACGATTATTTCAAGAAGAACTCCCAATATAATTGCAAATTGAGTTATGAATGAGTCTGTAATCCTTAAAAGGTATTCGCCCATTCCAGTTGCAAATATGAATGACAGGAACAAACCAACTAAAACAAGCTGCCTGACAGCCCTATCCCTTGCCCATCCGAATTTTTCACTTATTGCATTGGACAATGGTTCGATTAATGCTAAGACAGTGCTTAAGCTGCCCACAAATATAAGCAAGAAAAATGCTGGAGCAACCATATAAACCCATGGATCCATTATATTGAATACATTAGGGA
Coding sequences:
- a CDS encoding sodium-dependent transporter, which produces MGDEIIGNRWDGSTGFLIAMIGTIIGLSGIWKFSYLMYENGGGTFLMPYILAIVIMAIPILVLEFGVGFKFKSSLPKVFYNIKSEFEIIAWFIVFLIFIVLIYYTCIMSWDLIYIVLSLFKGWGSNPSVFFTTTLLHSTSNPYGLTYLVVPIGVGLIVIWGLIYLFSRKEINKGILTISKISLILSFVLLIGMLLFALQLPGSRTGIMALFNPNWSVLLDLNVWIAAFGQLIFSYGLGYAIASTYASYLGDNAKLIDNAWIIVLVSLVFEVLVSVLLFAIMGYMALGRNIPITSLVSDGFSLIFVVFPNVFNIMDPWVYMVAPAFFLLIFVGSLSTVLALIEPLSNAISEKFGWARDRAVRQLVLVGLFLSFIFATGMGEYLLRITDSFITQFAIILGVLLEIIVLGWVFDIEDIRSVLNGNSYIKVDRSWIITIKFILPIILTIIWILGVYNLILVGDRQSLLVQSVIASIFVLVPLALTVIPYNGDYSLDLSDNKGGMNYFKEKEYVEKTIDDYAEEDHNSLFDKNGSFVSPYKSLRNRFKREDNDGEEFEDSVEESKSKSRRLDRFGSSRSKSGKNVLRNVDLSSEEFDSPYDEDFDDKYNRYAYDDSDYDGSNYGAEDSPSDNGKRKSTSLFDKINMFNRDKGEADLDDEFEDVSFDDDFGGGDYISPIRDEEGTKKPKHTFKSSKDADVFDNLDDYVEKPKAKAKPKSKSKAKTKSESKSKTPKKPKVEEPPEEEYEDFSDDFFDDGVFGDEGYESLLDDYVEKPKAKPKSSKKKSKSVKRESSDDEDRYYDYEGKGADSVFNLDD